The Malus sylvestris chromosome 12, drMalSylv7.2, whole genome shotgun sequence genome contains a region encoding:
- the LOC126591880 gene encoding uncharacterized protein LOC126591880, translating into MNFRSLEEFWAFYMNQHSKPSTRRWHFAGTLASIFFLLCSLLFDWRFLLCVPLSGYGLAWYSHFFVEGNIPATFGHPFWSLFCDFKMFALMLSGNMDREIKRLGKRPVLHVF; encoded by the coding sequence ATGAATTTCAGGAGCTTGGAGGAGTTCTGGGCCTTCTACATGAACCAGCATTCGAAACCATCGACGCGGCGGTGGCATTTTGCAGGAACCCTAGCTtctatcttcttcctcctctgctCGCTGCTGTTCGATTGGCGGTTTCTGCTTTGTGTGCCTCTCTCTGGGTACGGATTGGCGTGGTACAGCCATTTTTTCGTGGAGGGGAATATTCCGGCGACGTTCGGGCATCCGTTTTGGTCCCTTTTCTGCGATTTCAAGATGTTTGCTTTGATGCTTTCTGGTAATATGGACAGAGAGATTAAGAGGCTCGGGAAGAGGCCTGTCTTGCATGTCTTTTAG
- the LOC126592678 gene encoding probable anion transporter 3, chloroplastic: protein MPKRPRLQRYVLLTAAFCLSSFSQARFLLNTQDIAPQSAGFLHALYFVTTLFWNLFATGERIFNTEMSINFAQVNEC, encoded by the exons ATGCCAAAACGCCCGAGGCTGCAGCGGTACGTACTCCTCACAGCAGCCTTCTGCTTAAGCTCGTTCAGTCAAGCCCGCTTTCTCCTTAATACCCAA GATATAGCGCCACAATCCGCTGGATTTCTCCATG CGCTATATTTCGTGACGACGCTCTTTTGGAACCTATTTGCTACCGGAGAGCGCATCTTCAACACTGAAATGTCCATCAATTTTGCGCAAGTAAACGAATGTTAG
- the LOC126592677 gene encoding probable anion transporter 3, chloroplastic: MAWGLAMWSLATLLTPWAANHSTTSLLAVRAFFGLTEGVALPSISTLLSRWFPTQERASAMGISMAGFHLGNVTGLLLTLVMLSTMGISGPFILLSSIGPLWLTVWAYTVTNDPRESRYISKSEVRVIQAGKFDSPKK, translated from the exons ATGGCATGGGGTTTGGCCATGTGGTCTTTGGCAACTCTCCTCACTCCATGGGCTGCTAACCATTCCACCACCAGCCTCTTGGCCGTTCGTGCCTTCTTTGGACTCACTGAAGGTGTAGCCCTCCCATCCATAAGCACCCTCTTATCAAG GTGGTTTCCGACCCAAGAAAGAGCAAGTGCAATGGGAATCTCTATGGCTGGTTTTCACCTCGGCAATGTCACTGGCTTACTACTAACTCTGGTTATGTTGTCAACGATGGGAATTTCCGGTCCCTTTATTCTCTTATCGTCCATTGGACCGCTCTGGCTGACAGTATGGGCGTACACAGTCACAAATGATCCAAGAGAGAGTCGTTACATCAGCAAATCGGAGGTCCGAGTGATCCAAGCCGGAAAATTTGATTCTCCgaaaaaatga
- the LOC126592943 gene encoding protein DEFECTIVE IN EXINE FORMATION 1-like isoform X1, whose translation MKFPAIRAFLICLILCAGSSFVHGEEPAKNKFREREASDDSLGYPNIDEDALLNTQCPAKLELRWQTEVSSSIYATPLIADINSDGKLEIVVSSFVHYLEVLEGADGDKHPGWPAFHQSTVHASPLLHDIDKDGVREITLATYNGEVLFFRVSGYMMVDKLVIPRRKVKKNWYGGLHPDPVDRTHPDVHDDSLVMEALESIHQTNGNTAKLNNSASISTSDSNTSTIISTPDTNNSATISKASNLGMVNASNPENKGETNSTQVETVIKLPTGMDNSSVKNMSEETVNVVNGTSSGRRLLEDKKSSESQEGSSEPRDNNKEDVPVATVQNEGSLEADADSSFELFRSSEELADEYSYDYDDYADESMWGDEEWAEEQHEKMEDYVDVDAHILCTPVIADIDNDGVSEMVVAVSYFFDSEYYESNEGHRKELGDIDITKYVAGSIVVFNLDTKQVKWTAELDLSTETATFRAHIYSSPTVVDLDGDGNLDILVGTSFGLFYVLDHHGKVREKFPLEMAEIQGAVVAADINDDGKIELVTTDAHGNVAAWTTKGVEIWENHLKSLVPQGPTIGDVDGDGHTDVVVPTLSGNIYVLSGKDGSIVRPYPYRTHGRVMNQVLLVDLSKKGEKKKGLTLVTTSFDGYLYLIDGPTSCADVVDIGETSYSMVLADNVDGGDDLDLIVSTMNGNVFCFSTPASHHPLKAWRSPNQGRNHVANRHNREGIFVSHSSRAFRDEEGKNFWVEFEIIDSYRYPSGLQAPYNVTVTLLVPGNYQGERRIRINETYNRPGKYRMKLPTVGVRTMGTVLVEMVDKNGLYFSDDFSLTFHMYYYRLLKWLLVLPMLGMFGILVILRPQEAVPLPSFSRNAD comes from the exons ATGAAATTCCCGGCGATTAGGGCTTTTCTGATCTGTCTAATTCTCTGCGCCGGTTCGAGCTTCGTTCACGGCGAGGAGCCGGCGAAGAATAAGTTCCGGGAACGAGAAGCCAGCGACGACTCCCTTGGATATCCGAACAT AGATGAGGATGCATTGTTGAATACGCAGTGCCCTGCGAAATTGGAGCTCAGATGGCAAACGGAAGTTAGTTCTAGTATATATGCTACGCCCTTGATCGCCGATATCAATAG TGATGGAAAGCTTGAGATTGTGGTTTCTTCTTTCGTTCACTATCTTGAAGTTCTTGAAGGTGCTGATGGAGACAAACATCCCG GTTGGCCTGCTTTCCATCAGTCAACCGTACATGCGAGTCCTCTCCTGCATGATATTGACAAGGATGGTGTGAGAGAAATAACTTTGGCAACCTACAATGgtgaagttttatttttcag GGTTTCAGGTTACATGATGGTAGATAAACTTGTAATACCTCGTAGGAAAGTTAAAAAGAACTGGTATGGGGGTCTGCATCCGGATCCCGTGGATCGCACTCATCCAGACGTCCATGATGATTCTCTTGTCATGGAGGCTTTGGAATCAATTCATC AAACAAATGGAAATACAGCTAAATTAAACAATTCTGCTTCTATTTCAACTTCTGATTCAAACACTTCAACTATTATTTCAACTCCTGATACAAACAATTCAGCTACTATTTCAAAAGCGAGCAACCTTGGCATGGTAAATGCATCAAATCCAGAGAATAAAGGGGAAACAAATTCAACTCAGGTGGAAACAGTCATCAAGCTGCCTACAGGCATGGACAATTCTTCTGTGAAAAATATGTCAGAGGAAACTGTTAATGTAGTGAATGGAACTAGTTCTGGGAGACGGCTTTTAGAAGATAAAAAGTCAAGTGAATCGCAGGAGGGTAGTTCTGAACCCAGAGATAATAATAAGGAGGATGTTCCTGTTGCAACTGTACAAAATGAGGGAAGCTTGGAAGCAGATGCTGATTCATCTTTTGAGTTGTTCCGTAGCAGTGAGGAACTGGCTGATGAATATAGTTATGACTATGATGACTATGCTGATGAATCAATGTGGGGAGATGAGGAATGGGCTGAAGAGCAGCACGAGAAAATGGAGGATTATGTCGATGTTGATGCACACATCCTCTGCACTCCT GTCATAGCGGACATAGACAATGATGGAGTATCAGAAATGGTTGTTGCTGTATCTTACTTCTTTGATAGCGA GTATTATGAGTCCAACGAAGGTCATCGAAAGGAATTGGGTGACATTGATATTACAAAATATGTTGCTGGCTCAATAGTTGTGTTTAATCTCGACACAAAGCAAGTTAAGTGGACTGCGGAACTAGATCTGAGTACAGAGACTGCGACGTTCCGTGCTCATATATATTCTTCTCCAACTGTAGTGGATTTGGATGGTGACGGGAATCTGGACATTCTTGTCGGAACTTCCTTTGGCTTGTTCTATGTCTTGGATCATCATG GCAAGGTCAGAGAAAAATTTCCTCTTGAAATGGCTGAAATTCAAGGAGCTGTTGTTGCTGCTGATATCAATGATGATGGAAAAATTGAACTAGTGACTACTGATGCTCATGGAAATGTTGCTGCATGGACTACAAAAGGAGTAGAAATTTGGGAAAATCATCTTAAGAGTCTAGTTCCCCAG GGTCCCACTATTGGTGATGTTGATGGGGATGGCCATACTGATGTTGTGGTTCCAACTTTATCCGGCAACATATATGTTCTTAGTGGCAAAGATGGGTCAATTGTTCGTCCTTATCCATATAGAACTCATGGAAGAGTTATGAATCAAGTTCTTCTAGTTGATTTAAgtaaaaaaggagagaaaaagaAGGGACTCACCCTTGTTACAACTTCGTTTGATGGTTACTTGTACCTAATTGATGGACCTACATCATGCGCCGATGTGGTCGACATTGGTGAAACTTC ATATAGCATGGTCTTAGCAGACAATGTTGATGGTGGAGATGATCTTGATCTTATTGTTTCAACCATGAATGGCAATGTTTTTTGCTTCTCGACTCCTGCTTCGCATCATCCCCTCAAG GCATGGAGATCACCTAATCAAGGAAGAAATCATGTTGCAAATAGGCATAACCGTGAAGGTATCTTTGTTTCACATTCATCAAGAGCTTTCCGTGATGAAGAAGGCAAGAACTTTTGGGTGGAGTTCGAGATCATAGATAGCTATAGATACCCATCTGGGTTGCAAGCACCCTATAATGTCACA GTAACGCTGTTAGTGCCAGGTAATTACCAAGGAGAGAGAAGGATAAGAATAAACGAGACCTACAATCGTCCTGGAAAGTATCGTATGAAGCTTCCGACAGTTGGTGTAAGGACTATGGGTACTGTTTTGGTGGAGATGGTTGACAAGAACGGACTCTATTTTTCAGATGATTTCTCCCTCACATTCCACATGTATTACTATAGACTGTTGAAATGGCTGCTCGTCCTACCGATGCTTGGAATGTTTGGCATACTTGTAATCCTACGTCCTCAAGAAGCTGTGCCTTTGCCATCATTTTCGCGAAACGCTGACTAA
- the LOC126592943 gene encoding protein DEFECTIVE IN EXINE FORMATION 1-like isoform X2 — translation MKFPAIRAFLICLILCAGSSFVHGEEPAKNKFREREASDDSLGYPNIDEDALLNTQCPAKLELRWQTEVSSSIYATPLIADINSDGKLEIVVSSFVHYLEVLEGADGDKHPGWPAFHQSTVHASPLLHDIDKDGVREITLATYNGEVLFFRVSGYMMVDKLVIPRRKVKKNWYGGLHPDPVDRTHPDVHDDSLVMEALESIHPTISKASNLGMVNASNPENKGETNSTQVETVIKLPTGMDNSSVKNMSEETVNVVNGTSSGRRLLEDKKSSESQEGSSEPRDNNKEDVPVATVQNEGSLEADADSSFELFRSSEELADEYSYDYDDYADESMWGDEEWAEEQHEKMEDYVDVDAHILCTPVIADIDNDGVSEMVVAVSYFFDSEYYESNEGHRKELGDIDITKYVAGSIVVFNLDTKQVKWTAELDLSTETATFRAHIYSSPTVVDLDGDGNLDILVGTSFGLFYVLDHHGKVREKFPLEMAEIQGAVVAADINDDGKIELVTTDAHGNVAAWTTKGVEIWENHLKSLVPQGPTIGDVDGDGHTDVVVPTLSGNIYVLSGKDGSIVRPYPYRTHGRVMNQVLLVDLSKKGEKKKGLTLVTTSFDGYLYLIDGPTSCADVVDIGETSYSMVLADNVDGGDDLDLIVSTMNGNVFCFSTPASHHPLKAWRSPNQGRNHVANRHNREGIFVSHSSRAFRDEEGKNFWVEFEIIDSYRYPSGLQAPYNVTVTLLVPGNYQGERRIRINETYNRPGKYRMKLPTVGVRTMGTVLVEMVDKNGLYFSDDFSLTFHMYYYRLLKWLLVLPMLGMFGILVILRPQEAVPLPSFSRNAD, via the exons ATGAAATTCCCGGCGATTAGGGCTTTTCTGATCTGTCTAATTCTCTGCGCCGGTTCGAGCTTCGTTCACGGCGAGGAGCCGGCGAAGAATAAGTTCCGGGAACGAGAAGCCAGCGACGACTCCCTTGGATATCCGAACAT AGATGAGGATGCATTGTTGAATACGCAGTGCCCTGCGAAATTGGAGCTCAGATGGCAAACGGAAGTTAGTTCTAGTATATATGCTACGCCCTTGATCGCCGATATCAATAG TGATGGAAAGCTTGAGATTGTGGTTTCTTCTTTCGTTCACTATCTTGAAGTTCTTGAAGGTGCTGATGGAGACAAACATCCCG GTTGGCCTGCTTTCCATCAGTCAACCGTACATGCGAGTCCTCTCCTGCATGATATTGACAAGGATGGTGTGAGAGAAATAACTTTGGCAACCTACAATGgtgaagttttatttttcag GGTTTCAGGTTACATGATGGTAGATAAACTTGTAATACCTCGTAGGAAAGTTAAAAAGAACTGGTATGGGGGTCTGCATCCGGATCCCGTGGATCGCACTCATCCAGACGTCCATGATGATTCTCTTGTCATGGAGGCTTTGGAATCAATTCATC CTACTATTTCAAAAGCGAGCAACCTTGGCATGGTAAATGCATCAAATCCAGAGAATAAAGGGGAAACAAATTCAACTCAGGTGGAAACAGTCATCAAGCTGCCTACAGGCATGGACAATTCTTCTGTGAAAAATATGTCAGAGGAAACTGTTAATGTAGTGAATGGAACTAGTTCTGGGAGACGGCTTTTAGAAGATAAAAAGTCAAGTGAATCGCAGGAGGGTAGTTCTGAACCCAGAGATAATAATAAGGAGGATGTTCCTGTTGCAACTGTACAAAATGAGGGAAGCTTGGAAGCAGATGCTGATTCATCTTTTGAGTTGTTCCGTAGCAGTGAGGAACTGGCTGATGAATATAGTTATGACTATGATGACTATGCTGATGAATCAATGTGGGGAGATGAGGAATGGGCTGAAGAGCAGCACGAGAAAATGGAGGATTATGTCGATGTTGATGCACACATCCTCTGCACTCCT GTCATAGCGGACATAGACAATGATGGAGTATCAGAAATGGTTGTTGCTGTATCTTACTTCTTTGATAGCGA GTATTATGAGTCCAACGAAGGTCATCGAAAGGAATTGGGTGACATTGATATTACAAAATATGTTGCTGGCTCAATAGTTGTGTTTAATCTCGACACAAAGCAAGTTAAGTGGACTGCGGAACTAGATCTGAGTACAGAGACTGCGACGTTCCGTGCTCATATATATTCTTCTCCAACTGTAGTGGATTTGGATGGTGACGGGAATCTGGACATTCTTGTCGGAACTTCCTTTGGCTTGTTCTATGTCTTGGATCATCATG GCAAGGTCAGAGAAAAATTTCCTCTTGAAATGGCTGAAATTCAAGGAGCTGTTGTTGCTGCTGATATCAATGATGATGGAAAAATTGAACTAGTGACTACTGATGCTCATGGAAATGTTGCTGCATGGACTACAAAAGGAGTAGAAATTTGGGAAAATCATCTTAAGAGTCTAGTTCCCCAG GGTCCCACTATTGGTGATGTTGATGGGGATGGCCATACTGATGTTGTGGTTCCAACTTTATCCGGCAACATATATGTTCTTAGTGGCAAAGATGGGTCAATTGTTCGTCCTTATCCATATAGAACTCATGGAAGAGTTATGAATCAAGTTCTTCTAGTTGATTTAAgtaaaaaaggagagaaaaagaAGGGACTCACCCTTGTTACAACTTCGTTTGATGGTTACTTGTACCTAATTGATGGACCTACATCATGCGCCGATGTGGTCGACATTGGTGAAACTTC ATATAGCATGGTCTTAGCAGACAATGTTGATGGTGGAGATGATCTTGATCTTATTGTTTCAACCATGAATGGCAATGTTTTTTGCTTCTCGACTCCTGCTTCGCATCATCCCCTCAAG GCATGGAGATCACCTAATCAAGGAAGAAATCATGTTGCAAATAGGCATAACCGTGAAGGTATCTTTGTTTCACATTCATCAAGAGCTTTCCGTGATGAAGAAGGCAAGAACTTTTGGGTGGAGTTCGAGATCATAGATAGCTATAGATACCCATCTGGGTTGCAAGCACCCTATAATGTCACA GTAACGCTGTTAGTGCCAGGTAATTACCAAGGAGAGAGAAGGATAAGAATAAACGAGACCTACAATCGTCCTGGAAAGTATCGTATGAAGCTTCCGACAGTTGGTGTAAGGACTATGGGTACTGTTTTGGTGGAGATGGTTGACAAGAACGGACTCTATTTTTCAGATGATTTCTCCCTCACATTCCACATGTATTACTATAGACTGTTGAAATGGCTGCTCGTCCTACCGATGCTTGGAATGTTTGGCATACTTGTAATCCTACGTCCTCAAGAAGCTGTGCCTTTGCCATCATTTTCGCGAAACGCTGACTAA